A window of Macrotis lagotis isolate mMagLag1 chromosome X, bilby.v1.9.chrom.fasta, whole genome shotgun sequence contains these coding sequences:
- the LOC141500120 gene encoding uncharacterized protein LOC141500120, with protein sequence MESLADMLEIITCAILIFVSIMGNSCLFFSSRRCISGPLQPSFLLIFSLVFVHLLKNLVVNIMKIFYSSGGMLDSASCKILRFTETLTTQLAIWFMLYFAVLYHQKLYQTVHPSSETLNLNLQKRHLKAVAILWITGFGICIPILYFTEKPQHLNAANDTRLLSTKRLNLDCETDFENQQIEYYYEKIFLVLIDLLPLTILVFVCFWIIFLLWEQRKLTYGDIWMGDDASEIEIFRGAKVSILLTLLITSLWISHFVFICFYKNLESYPFTPALLTALSSGFSAVSPYVLILVNYKVKLEAFCCRKTGKSTTQSTNVLSCPYA encoded by the coding sequence ATGGAGTCATTGGCAGACATGCTAGAGATCATCACCTGCGCCATTCTCATTTTTGTGAGCATTATGGGGAAtagttgcttatttttttcttcaaggagatGTATCAGTGGACCTTTACAACcatccttcttgcttattttcaGTCTTGTATTTGTTCACCTCCTGAAAAACTTGGTTGTGAATatcatgaaaattttttattCCTCTGGTGGCATGTTGGACTCAGCCAGCTGCAAAATTCTCCGATTCACAGAGACTCTGACCACTCAGCTTGCTATTTGGTTCATGTTATATTTTGCTGTACTTTATCATCAGAAGCTGTACCAAACTGTCCATCCCTCAAGTGAAACTCTAAACCTGAACCTTCAGAAAAGGCATTTAAAGGCAGTTGCCATCCTTTGgatcactggatttggaatttgtattccaattttatattttactgaaaagCCCCAACATCTGAATGCAGCAAATGACACCAGGTTGTTGTCTACCAAGCGGCTTAACTTGGATTGTGAGACTGATTTTGAAAACCAACAGATAGAATATTactatgagaaaatatttttagttcttaTTGATCTTCTTCCTTTGACCAtcttagtttttgtttgtttttggattaTTTTCCTGCTTTGGGAGCAAAGGAAACTAACATATGGTGACATTTGGATGGGAGATGATGCTTCAGAAATTGAAATCTTTCGAGGAGCTAAAGTCAGTATTTTGTTGACATTACTGATTACCTCTCTGTGGATTTCccactttgtttttatttgtttctataaAAACTTGGAATCTTATCCCTTTACTCCAGCCTTGCTTACAGCTCTTTCTTCAGGTTTTTCTGCTGTTAGTCCATATGTTCTTATATTGGTTAATTACAAAGTAAAGCTGGAGGCCTTCTGCtgtagaaaaacaggaaaatctACTACACAATCTACAAATGTTCTTTCCTGTCCATATGCATAA